A window of Cyprinus carpio isolate SPL01 chromosome A6, ASM1834038v1, whole genome shotgun sequence genomic DNA:
tttataatcactttaatctgtTTGCACGCTTGCAGTGAATTGAAAGAGACAGTCAtcgtattattttaatgtacaaaCCATTACACATCCGTCTCACACTGACAAAAATAATCAGATAAACTCATACAAAAGACAATTACTTGTCTtcttatatttttgatatatgcattatttttattattatatatatgcattatttttattattatatatatgcattatttttattattatatatgcattattttgcatgcattatttttattattatatatgcattattttgcatgcattatttttattattatatatgcattatttttattattatatatgcattattttgCATGCATATCGAATTTAACGTGTCAAACAAGTTTCACAAAGACATGATGGTGTTTTTGCATGTTTGCACAGATATCTGTTCGACATCAGCGGCCAGAAGGCAACTGACGGCACTAACCAGTGGCTGGAATGGGAAGCAACGAGTTTACAGGTGACTATCGCAAAGATTAACCAGAATATTGTTATAGTTAGGTGATCACAACAGATTACAGATAAAGCGCAGTGTGCTTGAGAAGAAAtcatgtactgtaaaaaaaaaacatttatgcagtaaatgcatcaaataaaatagtttaaacgCCTCTCGTTAGCTCAGATTCAGATTAACAAACATGTTCTGGAATCGTTTCTCTTTTGTGCATCCTGTAAATCTGCATGTTTACACAACCTTCCAATCAAAACCCTCCATCGCTTCAGGTTTAGGTTAGTTAGATGTGACCAACATGTCTTACATCACTCAAAAAGGGTTACATTTCATGCataagatttatgcatttgaattgcatttaaaatttccatgcattttgatttaacatttaaGAGTTGAAGTTAAAGTGTTAATATTTGTCAGTCATTCATCAATAAAGCAGGTCTGATTTATGCACTCAAAAAAATCATGGAATAGTTTATTAGTAACTATTTGTATCTGTTTGATTTCAttgaaatcatattttcaaaatgcattcttggAATCATGAATCTGTTTATTGTGAAAACAGTTGAGTTAATTCAGTTAAAATATGAGTAGCTGTGGATCAAGCTATATTAAAATCGATAAATGTGCAagtttaaatattcatatgaaatatatttaatataaaattcatataattaatataaaatacatttaaaaatatatagttttttttaatatatatataattttaaatatatttatatttaaatatgattatttaaataataatttttctcaaaatgcatGTATTCATGTagcttagaatcagcataaatctgtttaTCATGACAAATCATTCAGCTAAAAAGTATGAATTTGATTAAAATGGGGCTATATGTGGAAGAAAcaatattcagattaaaatatatgagattaaaaaaattggatttgatgataaatatataaattcggtaattgtgtattaaaaacacatttagtttatcactattataaaaatatagacaTTTTTCAAGTGTTGTTATagtattgttctgtgtgtgtgtgtgtgtgtgtgtgtgtgtgtgtgtgtgtgtgtgtgtgtgtgtgtgtgtgtgtgtgttcagcctGCAGTGCTGCAGTCTCTCCACATGGTGGCGCTGCAGGGTAAGCGAGTGGAGGCGGCTGCTGTGATGAAGGAGCCACTGAAATGGCTGGAACAGAGTCTGAGCAAGAAACCCTCATCATTCCTTACTGCAGTGAGTCCAGttcatcataaacacacacatctgtgtcACAGATCACTGAATAAGGCCTTAAATAAaccaaaagagaaagaaaaacatttccaaCAACACACTCGTCACGCCCTAAACAGCAGATCTGACTCGGACTGATTCTTTTGCAATGATGAATgactaaaataaattacattttaatttttatatatatatatatatatatatatatatatatatatatatatatatatatatatatatatatacacacactataagTCAAGAGTTTTTGAACAGAGAGTAAACGCTCTGACAGATCTGTTTAATCGATTCtttaaaagaatcagttcataagagtcattagtTCCTGAATCAGACTTCACAGGTTGCGCGTACGTTTTGTTTTTGACATCACAATAAAACATGAACTCACACCTCGGCTAAAATAGCGTTTATTTTTCATGACACTGTAAAttgatttagtttagtttacaaCTTCATTAACCCCACAAGAGGCAATTAGCAATAGGGTGTAATACAACACACAATAGGACACGTgtgaacataaaaacacatattaaacatattaaacataacatatattaatgcattttaaagcatcTTTAGTCCGCTGATTTGAGAACATCAATTCACATCAATaccacataaatattattatagtagtgtaatttaaataatattattaatttatatatatatatatgtgcataaacGAAAgctaataattagttaataataattaatataattatatataattaaaataataatattttcacttttaattttaattatagtttacattttagtaattcagtaaaaaagtaaatgtgcttttttattattatttatgcttaactttgtttttattgcacttttagtATTTATaagtttagtcatttttttattttaatttagttagtggccaaaaaaacagttttaattaaacaaaaaaaaattatataagtttTTCATCTTTAATTAACGAAAACCATTTTTAGTAGTTGGTTTGGCCGTTTGCTATGGAAGcacgtttccgccactgaataaaaaaaaaaaaaaaaaaaaaaaaattatctcacaattctgagtttttttctcgcaattgtgagtttatatcttacagttctgacttcataactcacaattgtgagatacaagCTCAGATTTGTAAGAAATTGAATTGCACTTTATAACTCACAGTTGCGAATTTGCATCTCGCAATATAGAGAAAGAAGCTAGTATCGCGAGAAAAAAAATTAGTCGtagtaactttgtttttttttttaatcagtggcagaaacgggcttcaatttcaattcaagtttatttgtatagtgtttaTCACGATACAAATCgagcaaagcagctttacagaaaatttagttttttacaatatatttaggagtagcttgtcaagtcaaattgatgtacatatggcgGTAAAATTCAATTAATATGGGCTATAATGAGCTATAGTTTCCATAGTTCCTTaatgaaaaacagcaataaaGACCCTAATAACCTTTCTGAAGTAACCACGTCACGTAAGCATCACCTGATGTGTTTCAGGAGGCCGTGTCAGTTGCAGATGTCGCTAACAGAGTCCTGAAGGGAAAAGGTGTTGAAGCCCTGAAGACGTTCCTCCAGAAACACCCGGCCTCACAAACACAGCGCCGGGACAGTCCCACCAACACCACTCAGGTGCACAGCAATcccaccagtgttattttagtatttattctttattttttgaattcgcttttatttttttatattttcagtttttatttaaatttttgttttgtgattttgtcattattcatattatttgtgaccctggaccacaaaaccagtcgtaaagGTCAGGAAGGAAAGAGAAACGTGCTGCTCACCAGCGCTCTGCCGTACGTCAACAACGTGCCGCACCTGAACATCATCGGCTGTGTGCTCAGCGCTGACGTGTTCGCCAGGTAACACCGCTCCCGGATTCATCAGTCTCTTATTTAACCCTCACAACGCTCGGGTCCGTTTTGACCCggaagaaatacataaacatttctaaaaGCTGCATAGTTTTTAATAAGGGAACATTGCAAATGCTTTAAAACcctcaaaatacacattatttttttcagattttttacaataatttttaagAGATATGACTATTTAATATGTTCTGGTCATTTTTGACCTGTGTGTGTAAGGAGCACCACTAAGTGTCAAAAATACTTTTCGTGCCATTATCTATGAAGTTGTgttaaattttgtaaaataaattttcccCATATTTCACACACTTTTGGGACAGAATTTTGTTGATGAACACGAATATGTTTTCTATCGACAAACCATTGCGGCATGAAAAATTGATcaccttttttttataaaatttgttttaaactaacattaatgttgttttgatgttttgttagaaataaatatgtaggttccataaatttggactgtttttgagcaatcatgagttataaattcaaaggaatttaattaaattctattcATTCCAATACCCCAGTTTTTTAAATTCCTCTGAATTTAATGATAATTCTTAGATTGTTTTTATAAACTTCatacaatgatatatatattttaaaaaaaatctcattgttattgaaaaaaatatagattttgcATCATATGTGTGGttcagttattaataaaaaaggagTGAATGCAGTAATAACATGCTGATGTTATTTTCACTTATAAAGTTACTGATCAGATACAATATGGTTTCAGTTGGAAAAATTAAGTTATggctatttaataaaataatgaggTTTAATTTATTCTGTCGGTGCATGTTTTCTCATATAAACGCTCCTCTGTCTCGTTGCAGATACGGTCGTTTGCGCGGCTGGAATCTGCTGTACATCTGCGGTACGGACGAGTACGGGACGGCGACGGAGAACAAGGCTCGCGAGGAGGGTCTGACGCCGCAGGAGATCTGCGACAAATATCACTGCATCCACGCCGACATCTACCAGTGGTTCCAGATCACAACCACCGAACGACAGACCGAGTAAAGACCGGACGGTTTTACACAGATGCATGTTTAGTGTTTCGTTGTGTTACGAAACTAagattaaaaccataaaaataaaaatttgaaacgaaaaaaaaaaaaaaaaaatttttttatttaatttctcgTTGTAATCTGATGTACTAAaaaaactataactgaaataaatattaataaatgatatatagatgtctaaaaaaaatttttttgaattttttttctttagttcctatcttttatatattattttatcatcttAAAACTGTAGAGCACTTTGAAACACGTAtgcttataaatacatttttaattgaatttagtttagttaatttttttttcttttatgttttttatcataataaattTGTACAGCACTTTAGTACactatttttgttaaattgatttataaataaattaaaaattaaattaaatttaatggttttttttctattatatgcTATTTTATCATTAAATTCATAAGCACTTTGGTACACTctagtttttaaaacaaatacattttaaacttttttttatttattttttttacttttgttattttgcaattttgtctttttaaagtttgaataaattttatttagtttaatatgtcagcagaaacattttatattattttatttttattttatttatttatttttacaaatgtcaTATGCATGaattgattgttgttgttttatattttattctactaTATAAAAGAATACAGTGAAAGCCCGTTTGTGATGGAGTGCTGAATGAAAgattttggatgttaaaatatattttcagaatatcttAACTCTCATAACTGTATCAGCAGGGCTAAAGTTGTCCAAAACCATGAATGTTTGTCTGTGGTCCTCAGGATCGCTCAGGACATCTTCTGGCGTCTGCATGAGCGGGGTTTCCTGCTGGAGGACACGGTCGAGCAGCTGCGCTGTGAAAGCTGTCAGCGCTTCCTGGCCGATCGCTTCGTGGAGGGCGAGTGCCCTCACTGCCGTTACCCAGAAGCCCGCGGGGACCAGTGTGACAAATGTGGCCGTCTGATCAACGCTGTGGAGCTCAGGGTACGGCTCGAGGACGCTCTCTGATCACAGACGTCTTGAGATGCGTTTGGTATAGAAATATGGAATTACTTTTGTGACGTgagatgctgaaaaaacaaaagaaacggCAGAACATTCTCAATTAAAAACAGCTTTATCCTGCTAATAAATATCTGtttagttttgtaatttattaatgagattcctgtcagaatacagtgttttttgtgtgtaattatttCCACAGACTCGCTAGGGTTTCATTATCAAACATTAGATGTTGTATAAAGCGCTGCATAAATAAAGTGGactttatttgactttattaaacattattattattcataatggATTACAGATAATTACAACGTGAACTACACTtcttataaagtttaaaaaaaatatggaatatttttatatatttataaaaacaaacaaatcctaTTTAAAACGccttgtttgatcaaaaatatatacaaaatatgaattgttttatattgtaaatatttatataactttaaacCACCTCCTTTTGACCAAATACGAGGCAAAAAATCTGTCCGAATTgagagaaattaattaaaaatctaaaatggaTCTCATTAAAATTAACTAAGACCCAGTATTTTTGTGTGCTGCATATTTTTATGCTTTCTAGAGTAGTGCATTCTGTGCTGAATTAAGCTATGAAGGTTTTTAaattagtctcttctgctcaccaatgctgcttTTATcggatcaaaaatacattaaaaattatgaaataatattaagattttaaatatctgttttctatgtgaatatctgttaaaatctaatttatttctgtgatcgaaCCTGAatttgagtgtcacatgatcttcagaaatctttctaatattccaatttgctgctcaagaaacatttcttgattatcatcacaaatatttttgtggaagctgtgatgcatgttgtttttcaggattcacagatgaatggaAAGagcaaaagcacagcatttattcgaaatagaaatcttctggaacattataaacgtctttactgtcacttttgatgaatagaatgtgcCCTTGATGAACAGAAGTATTAATTTCAGTAGAGTTTACTCTCGTTCTGTCTCTGCTGTAGAATCCGCAGTGTAAGGTGTGCAAGGAGACGCCGGTGATCCGCTCGTCTAAACACCTGTTTCTGAACCTGCCGAAGGTAAAGAACACACctgtgtgatgtgagtgtgtgtgtgtctgtgtgtgtgtgtgtgtgtgtgtgtgtgtgtgtgtgtgtgtgtgtgtgtgtgtgtgtgtgtgtgtgtgtgtgtgtgtgtgtgtgtttttttttttttttttttttttttttcagaaatattgtgtatttacatttttctggtaaataatttTACTGGTAAAAttcctttcaaataaatgttttaataataattttattagcagtagtagtactattgttacattaagtaatgtatttctgtcacagttaACTCAagttaaaatgaacttttattttgacgctATGACaatgtttaaatagatttttaccttttatgagcatttttaccttttttttaccttttaccacacacacgcactgtctctctctctcacacacacacacacatgaactctctctcacacacactctctctctctctctttcacacacacacacacacatgcactctctctctcacacacacacacacacacacacacacacactctctctctctctcacacacactctctctctctctctctctctctctctctctctctctctctatctcacactAATTTTCAAGTAGTTTAACTTCAAGTATCAGGTTTATTTgttaactgattcaaaatatgaataaaactataGTATCTCAGTTATGTAAAACTGTGCAGATGTCCCCCTTTCCATCAGTTTAATTaactttggttttgtttttttattattgatgcgAAACTTCAcatgataaaatgtattaatcaacttcaataaataaattaaaatatcttcacAGGAGGAAAGTGCATAAACAGTCAAGAGCACGCATGCGATATAAATGAAATCAGACCATCCAGCATGTGTTTAAAACCAGCAGACCGGAGTCCTGTTCTTTCTCCAGTATTATATGTCTGTGCGGGTCTCTCCTCAGGGCCGGGATGTTCGTCAGTAAGTTCTTCGACGGTCGTGTTCCTGAGATGCTCCTGAATGAAGAGGACAAGCGGCTCATCGCTCAGGTCCGCTGGGAGCTCAAGCAGTACGTCCAGCTGCTGGATAAAGTCAGGTGCGTTCCTCACAGATTCACACACAGTCACGTCAGGATCAGCTCCCATCTCCAGCCTCTGATTACATTTGTCCGGCTTTGCTCAGCTCTATAATATTTCAGCAGGCAGTGGTTCACAAACTCACTGTAGAAGATGATTCTTTGAATCATGAGAGGTCACTTCAGGcaaaaaactatgttttttttttcacgggTCAATTTAGAGATTTGGAgctatttgattttcattaggtgttgtgttttttgttgttgttttctttcagaataatGGAC
This region includes:
- the LOC109072622 gene encoding LOW QUALITY PROTEIN: methionine--tRNA ligase, cytoplasmic-like (The sequence of the model RefSeq protein was modified relative to this genomic sequence to represent the inferred CDS: substituted 1 base at 1 genomic stop codon), encoding MKLYISDGNPQCVKALAALEXCEIEAVRDEEKVVPHLSHPESPVLLLPDGQHLFSPNSICQYLFDISGQKATDGTNQWLEWEATSLQPAVLQSLHMVALQGKRVEAAAVMKEPLKWLEQSLSKKPSSFLTAEAVSVADVANRVLKGKGVEALKTFLQKHPASQTQRRDSPTNTTQVHSNPTSVILVFILYFLNSLLFFYIFSFYLNFCFVILSLFILFVTLDHKTSRKGQEGKRNVLLTSALPYVNNVPHLNIIGCVLSADVFARYGRLRGWNLLYICGTDEYGTATENKAREEGLTPQEICDKYHCIHADIYQWFQITTTERQTEIAQDIFWRLHERGFLLEDTVEQLRCESCQRFLADRFVEGECPHCRYPEARGDQCDKCGRLINAVELRNPQCKVCKETPVIRSSKHLFLNLPKVKNTPVAGMFVSKFFDGRVPEMLLNEEDKRLIAQVRWELKQYVQLLDKVRIRDALKCILNISRHGNQYIQLNEPWKKIKGGDGDRQRAGTVTGVSVNVACLLSAVLEPYMPAVSQTQLQAPPPSVSTMLQNTGTFIWVLPAGHRIGTISPLFQKLENEQIEVRRKRFGGQQVPSSAAETKPSAGAVQDASVHVNADPERAKQLTALVAEQGNKVRGLKAQKADKSVIDDEVDKLLQLKKQLSLAEGKNLEPAAQKGKQK